A stretch of DNA from Anopheles nili chromosome 2, idAnoNiliSN_F5_01, whole genome shotgun sequence:
TGTCAATACAGCAGGTCCATTGACACGTCCGATGTTGGCCCGATTAGAGCCTGGGTTGCCGCTAAGCGTCGTGTTTGATCGCTGGTTCATTTGTGCTTGCACTTCGGCATGCCCTGCGatcaaacaaatgaaaaaaggtcCCTTCAACAGACCTCCAAAGCCACGGAGTTCTTCGGTTACGCAAATGAAGGTGTACGGTGGTGGCGTATGGGTTTTAGGAGCACTCGTTCCCTCTTTCACCTTTTGCCAcggcaaaataaaatccccagtgttctgctgatgctgttggcGGCTCTATTTATGGGTTTATTACCGAGCCGCTTCGGAATCTCCCATCGCCATTAGCAGCCCATGTGCAGCCCTAATTCGAGCCGACACATCACCCGATCGGGACCCATTACGTGATGCTTTTGTCTGGTGCGAGCATCGGTTCCCTTTCCCACCCTCCTCCACGTGGGACTCCCTTCCGCTCACAACCCCCGGACCCCAGCGCTCCCCATTAGAAGCTGGGAATGGGCCCTCGGGGGAAAATTGCGAATTGGGAAAAGTCGGCGTACCGAAGCCCCCGTTTCACACGTGTCATGATCGTCGctgaagagaaagaaagaaggagccgcgaaaaaaaaacgcgcacgaGCGCTTATTTCCATCGCTCGCAAATTGGCACATCGATTATGATATACCGCGGCCGGGATGGGGACGAAGAACACGTGGCGGCAATATTGTTAGCGGAATGTTGCATGGGCGCGCGCGGGTCGCTGGCACAACCGTATCAATTATATTGGTCCGTTGAGCCGTACCTGAGCGTGTTATGCACCATTTCGAATCATAATTGCGCTGCCTCTCGGATGCAGACTGGCCGAAATAATGCAGCAGCagacatgtgtgtgtgtttgtgcgcatCATGATCGGcgtaattaaataaaacatatctCCTGAGCGATATCCCGGGGCGTTTCCGGTAAATTATCAACTTATCTTACTCGTCATGAAACCGCACACGAACCGCATTAAACGATCAATTTTGCGGACCCTCACACATTGAAGCGCTTGGCTGGCCAGGCTTGGCGGAAGGAAGAAGCCGATGGAAGATGGACCCGGTCAGGTTGCAGAAGCAGGAACTAGTCTGGGCCAGTTCCCATTCAGCAGCAATTCCTGACCGGTTTTGGGTTCAATTTGCTTACCACGCGCATGACACAGTCCGCCATGCGACGACGTTGGAACACTTTATATCGCGCCAGGACATTTCCTGTTGCGAGATGAAGCCGGAATGACGCCACTTTGCATTTACTGCaccatgcgcgcgcgcgtgtgtttattGCCAGCTGTACCCTGGCCCTGAACGGACCGTTACGTTGACGATTGCGCCAGCGCAGATGTTATGTTGCTACTCCCACTGGGCTGAGCTTTCCACACGCCCTTCCAAAGGAAGTGCGTGCTCATCGAGGTAACGGCCGAAATCACCACGCACCAATGCACGATGTTGTGGACGAGCCCAAGCCCGATGGGAAGATCACCCTTCGAGATCACTGAAGCTGTACTTGCCCGGCCCTTAGGTCGTGGAAAAACCTGTTGCAGCGAAGAAAGTGGCGCACAAATGCCACCAGCAGGTTATCAATCGATGCGACGGCCCGGTCTGATGACCTCTCCTCTTGTGGCTGCGACGGAAAGAGTGGATGGAACGGTGAGATGGTCCATTGACCGTGGCGTAAGGGTTTATCACCAGTCAACGGACCGCAGGGTGGCCCACGAAAAAGGCACCCCCCCAATCAGGTGAAATGGCTTTCGCCAGGCGGGAAAAGCCTTACCCCATGATCAtgtgaaatcaattttctgaTCAAATCACCCATCCAACGGCTCGCTACCGTCACCAGTggcgggttgtaatcgataaACCGGCAAGCGGCACGATGAACGTCACGAAAGGTGGCTTTGCGTAAGCACGGGTCTTTGGGTCTTTCTGACCCGAAAATATGCCATCAAaatgcgatggaaaaaggTGGACAAAACCCGTCAAAACACAACGCATGCCGATGGCGTCGTTGTGTCACATTTGTAAGGGCTACCGAAAAGTGGTCCAATaatgaacacaaaaaagggaaaagtgaTACATCTAAAATGTGATCTCATTACGCGGGAACACGAGCACGGTTTGCCGGTTTGTACGACAATTAGACtcatttggtttgttttgcgatgTAATGCGATCACAGGCAAGGGCGTTcatttttcccttcgtttttCCCACATTGGGTAACTCGGGTGCGCTTTCGGGTGCGAACATAATAAGCTCGTGAGGAACTAGGATATGTTAACTTCAAATTTACTCAAAATCTCTCCCGAAGTAGCGAAATGGATtgaaaaaatgagcttttgTAATTCACTCTCAATGCTCAAAAACGATCTGCATTAACGGTTTTCCCGATTTTGTTCTGTAGCGTTCCCAagcccttgttttttttctgccagcGATCATTAGCCATTCGTCGGAGGGCACCCTCGTGTTCGTCATATGAGCCCAGTGTGGCCGCTGTGGTACGGGAGGGCCGCCGGTTTCCAGAGTGGCTCATTTCCATCGCgttcactttcgctttcgccccGTTCGGAGCggtttttccatcaccactCGGGAGGCGCGATCGTTAGGAGGGGCAACCTACTATAAATCCCCTTAACGGTAGCCACCAAAGACATCACAAGCCATCGCAACTCGTTCGTGAGCAGACGTTAGCGTTGCCAGCGCAGAGTGATCCTTCCCGCCGTCGTACTCGTCCTGTGTTTGCAAGCCTATTTGGCGTAGGTTATCCGTTGGTCCGAAAGAGTGTTCTGTTTTTGGTTGTGCTGATCGATACATCgtagtttgaaaaatgttcaagGCAATTGTGAGTAGTGAGCACGCGAGAGTTCTGAGGCGATTGTGCTGAAGCACTGAGTACGGCAATGTGAGTGAGTCGAGCATTAATGACGGTGTATCCTGGGTATTCGCAGATCTTCGCGACGCTGTTCGTTGGCGTGTGCTACGCTGGGTTGATCCATCACCAccaggatgatgatgatgtgtcGGAGACGGAGCATCATCACAACATCGAGCACAAACATGCGACTTCGCACCAGAGCTTCAAGTTCCATCACTTCCACGCCGTTCCGGTGTACGTGAAGAAGGAGGATCAGCAGTTCCTGAAGCATCCGGTCGAAATTTCGGGTCTTAAGCATAACCTCAAGGTGAGAGAGGGAGGACAAAACGGCGTAGCTGATCATGTGTCGTATTTCGTTGGCTTTGGAATATGACTTTGTATGTTACTAGCAGTAATCTAATGGCCTTTCAACCCTGTTTTTACAGATTGTTCATCCAGAAACCGAACAGCATCACGGTCACGGACTCACTCTGGAGAACCACAGCGAGTTTGAGAGCAAAATCCACGGAGGACACGGATACGATCTGGGCCATGCCGGTTCGGAGCATATTGGCCAGGAGCACTACGGTGGACACGAGTACGAGGCGCATCAGTTCGGTCATGAACTGGACGAGCACGAGGAATAGAAAGGTGCATTGTGACCGATTGAATAGGCCGCTTGGGGCCTGCCCGTGACTACTCCTAATGTTACGCGGTCGTTACGCATCGCATGTGTAAAATGTGATATAGTCATTTAATGTTTAATCATCCCCATCCGTTCCATAATGGCTCAAGATCATAAGTATTAATCCATATTTCGTCATTCATTCGGTATTCGTTGTTTGTACAcgttgttgcaaaaaaatttTCACAGAACAATATTCGTTTCGGAATTTTACGGTAAATCAGACGCTAAACACACGGTTCGTCCATTTGTTTCTGTTACTAGTACGAATCGATTTGTGTTTGGTGTTGATTATTGCCAATTTTTTATGATACAATCCAAATGTAGTTTTCAGTTTAACGCATTAAGGCGtagttttcaatttaatttaatttccaagCAATTCCTGGCGTAAAGCAGACAGATAACGACTGAAGAATGTGAAAGATTACACCATCagtaataaaattatataaaaatatcaaacgagATGTTAAAGAAATCATGTGAAAGAAACAGTAGTAAGCGATACTTTTAGCTGGCATTTTAAAGCagtttaattttcaaacaatacGATTAGATGAGTGAATGGACTAATggattaataaatttatttgaatgacGCTCATGTCATCGATTACACCCTTTAACGAGCTAAAGTCAGCTTCTACACATCAACTGCCAACTGTATGCTCAGATATCTTTAtcctgctttttcttttgcgctagGCGCTCTTCCAGCTGATCCAATCGGTCGGTCATGGCTTTGAGGGAATCCTTGATACCAGTTTGGATTTCACTGTAGCGCTGCATCGCGATCACAAGACTTTCTTCAAGCAGTTCATTGGCCTGCTTTTGCTCTCCTGCTGTCGTAGTCATGTTTTTTAACTGGTCGCTAACGTCGGGCAAGTTTCGGAAGTACTCCGCACCTAGCGTCGGTTCCAGGGCTTTGATTTTTTGTAGAGTCTCGAACGTACCTGCCAGATCATTCGCTATCGTGTTGATGTACATTTCCTTGGCTTTTATGTCCTGCTTCTCCTCGAGATATGCTGGATCCAGATAAGCTTCTAGCTCGTCTTTTCGCTTGAACGTCTCCAGGATTGCACCGCGAGCTGCTCCGTCGGCTAGATGACCGGTGCTTGCTGACGGCAGAAACGACGAAGCCGACAGTATCGCATCTGTTAGGTTTTCCGACTGACTTTCATCCGTTGGCAGAGGCCCTAACAATTGGTTTAAGTTTTCAATGCGTTTTTCAATCACACCCAATGCATCCATGTTAGGGATGGTACAATAAATCtagcgagaagaaaaattgtaTACCGTTAGCATGAGAAAACAAGAATGATGTCATCGTAAAACTGGCTTAAAATCCGCAATTGAACTTAGATAACAATACAGCATCATAATAAGAAACTTACATGAAAAACTATGAATAATACTGTAACGACTACACCACTTAAACTAAATTTTTACTGGGAATCAATAAAATTGCGTGGAGTTAAGATATTGTTATTCATGGACTGATAATGTAAACAAACTTTCTTGATCAGTGGTTGTCAAAGTGCTCGATAGGAACTGCTCGAAAACtgcaagaaacgaaaaaaaaacctaataaCAACAAATAGTACACTGCTGAACTTGTATTTGAAATGTAAATACTACACTTTGAAAGTAAATACTACATTCAAACGTTCTGGTTTCAAAAGTTTCTTTCGAAAACAGCTGAAGGTTGTAAAactgaataaataattcaaaaattcGGTACATGCGAGAATATGCAGAACACCTGAGTcttgtaaaataaacataaacttGTGACTACATGTGtcaaaatggaaataaaaatggcgaTCGGAACTGACGAGCCCACCTCGATGTCTATTGGTGATATGATACAATTTATAGTTTATACGGGTCAAAAGCTTTGCTACACAAAATACCATTGCACAGATAATAGGATAGAACATAGTACAAAACTTATTTCATAATCACAGGGGGCTTGTAATAACTCTGAATAATGATTGGTTCTGCTGAtgtagaaagcaaaaacatgcaaaatttGTGTTGCTCTCATTTCCGTGTAGACGTTTGCTCCATTAAGCCGTAGCCGAATGGTGTATAGGATCGTTCGGTAAGTGGTAAACACGCGTAATCTGTCAAAAATATGTCATTACGATTTTAACTGTCACGGGCGTCggatgttgtttgttttcgctcgcgCTATTAGGAGTTTTCCAGTGACCGTTTTCCTCACCGACGGGAAAAACGGACTCCTCCGTGATTAGTGCAACGAGATGCATCCATTGTCGATACTAAATTGAATAGAACGAGTGTAAGGGAAGCAGAAACCACGCACTAACAGATTCCGCACCGTTCTGTAGCGTTCCGCAGGAATCGAGGCACGAacggttgtgttgtgtttttgtgaagTGTCGCATTTGTGTTGTGTGCGTGCAATTGTGAACTATGCGTGGAGCAGCTGAGTGCGCCCTGTAAATCCCAGCACTAAAGTCCCAACAACAGCATAAGTGAACGGACAACGGAAGCTGCTGGGCGACagtcgaagaaaaaataaacgcaaaagATGTTTGCGATTGTTGCCGTCTTGCCGTACTCGCTGGTGCCTCGGTACGACGTGCCATAtgccgtgcgcgtgtgttcgtGAAACCGACCCGACGACACGGGAATCCGGCGCcgcagtgtgcgtgtgtacgaaATTTTTGCGCGTGAATGCACCACACGCAGCTTTTCGGGTATTACGCGCTTTTGCTCGCGAAAAACGGCCCTAATCGTGCGACGATGCAAGCAAGCATGCAATCTGGTGCAAGCACAACGACAAACGTGTCAGCTCGGTTCGGTGAAGCAAAGTTCGCCACGCGTTAACCAATCCGCCCACGTACGCGAGGCTCGGACGGTCGCGTAGATAATCCCGCCTGCGGGTGACAGATATTGTTCGCGCCCGTGTGTGTCCTGTTCCATTGTTCCAATCGTGGGCTCCACCGCCTTTTGTGGGTCAACGTCATCTCGGATCGCCCAACCTCGGACCGCGCGCGCTCGTCgaagagcaacagcagcaacagcatcagcgcagcagcagcagcagcagcagcagcagctgaaagGTGTGCGTCCGCGTGAGAgcaagagcgagcgagaggcaGCGGTGCCGAGCGAAAACGTCAatctcgcgcgcgcaccgGTAGTGCGAGAGAGAAGGCGCGCGAGTGTGCATGCTTTGGAGCTAGAGCGATGTGCAGCAGTGTTGTATGGAGCGAtcggaagcagcaacagcaacaacagcaggccGAAGAGAGCGAAGATTTCACAAAGTGTGCCGTGCGCTCGGCGGGTGTCATCTGTCCCGTTGTCGacgtcgccgtcgccgtcgccgtcgttgtTCCGCAATCTCGTTCTTCTGCGTAAGATAAGCAGTATCGCTTCGACCCGTGCGAGTGTGCAaaaattcgcaaaaaaaaagaaaaacaactgcCACCCATCGAGGTCGAGGGTGGAGAAGAGTGCATGCTCTCGTGGAGCgtttgcgtgtgcgcgcgcgtgtgtatttgtgtgtgtgcgcgagtgtaTGTGAGCAAATGATGGCCAGAACGGCAGGTTCGCCGTGCGAAATGGTGCAGccatattaaaaataaacccgcgTCATCGCGCCCGTGGGTTTGTTGTGTGTAATTTGTGCGTGTACGTGCGCGAGTTTCGTGTTTCcgttcgcgtgtgtttgtgcgtgttttgtgtgcagCCCGCGTGGTGAGCCATTTCGccccgtgggtggtgggttgagcAGGCGAGAAAAGGGTTCTtgcggtgtggtgtggtgcggTGTGGTGGTATTAgtaccccctccccctccaaGCCCCCCCACAGGTCCGTTTCCGGTTGCACATTCCGGTTGGGTTTCGGGTGGTGACGTCGTATGCAACGCCACCGCTGCATCAGTGCGTAGGGTTTTCCCGACCGCACCCCCGGCTCGGTCCTCCACCACCCTTCGCCCTTGGTCCGCCCTTCCCGGCGGAGGTTGGTTGCGGAGAGGAATGTGCAGCAAATTCGCGCCACGCAGCCGCCCAGTCCGACCATGGGAAAGTCCAAGTTTCCCGGCAAACCGTCGCGTTTGGTGAACAAAAAGCGCGTCTCGGTCCTGTCGCCAGCCGGACTCACGTTGAGCGATGAGGACAATCAGGAGAACGGGCaaggacagcagcagcagcagcagcagcaacaacagcaacagcaagtaCTCAGCGCATCAGCTGCTGCGGCCGCTTCGGTGCCACCTTCCTCACCATCGTCGTCCGCCTCCGCGGTGGCCCTTcgagcgagtgaaaaaggCTCCTT
This window harbors:
- the LOC128731045 gene encoding histidine-rich glycoprotein; this encodes MFKAIIFATLFVGVCYAGLIHHHQDDDDVSETEHHHNIEHKHATSHQSFKFHHFHAVPVYVKKEDQQFLKHPVEISGLKHNLKIVHPETEQHHGHGLTLENHSEFESKIHGGHGYDLGHAGSEHIGQEHYGGHEYEAHQFGHELDEHEE
- the LOC128731044 gene encoding uncharacterized protein LOC128731044 → MDALGVIEKRIENLNQLLGPLPTDESQSENLTDAILSASSFLPSASTGHLADGAARGAILETFKRKDELEAYLDPAYLEEKQDIKAKEMYINTIANDLAGTFETLQKIKALEPTLGAEYFRNLPDVSDQLKNMTTTAGEQKQANELLEESLVIAMQRYSEIQTGIKDSLKAMTDRLDQLEERLAQKKKQDKDI